A window of the Streptomyces sp. NBC_00250 genome harbors these coding sequences:
- a CDS encoding phytoene desaturase family protein, translated as MTTAVVVGAGPNGLAAAALLAREGLEVTVFEAAEEIGGGTRSYEAVLPGLLHDHCSAIHPMAVTSPALRSLDLERHGLRWRQPEIDCVHPLDDGTAGVLLRSVAETAAGLAADGGRYRALLEPSVRRWDALAEDVMGPLLRLPAHPLLLARFGLPTVLPATALARFFRTPQARALWAGVAAHSFRPLSDPFGSAIGLGILVAGHTAGWAVAEGGSRSISRGMASVLREHGATIHTGVRITDRRQLPPADVTLLDLDPGQVADVYGDLLPPRVSAAYRRFRRGPGAFKVDLAVEGGVPWTDERARRAGTVHLGGPLDEVAFTEKEVTRGRMPERPFVLVGQQYLADPFRSVGDVHPVYTYAHVPYGYEGDATEAVLRQLERFAPGVRERIVGRHVIRPAEFAATNPNFTGGDILTGAKTVPQLLLGARPALDPYATGLPGVFLCSAATPPGPGAHGMCGAGAAASALRHLGARPTWRDGRPRHHGSRT; from the coding sequence ATGACCACCGCCGTCGTCGTCGGCGCCGGGCCCAACGGACTCGCCGCAGCCGCCCTGCTCGCGCGGGAGGGCCTCGAGGTCACCGTTTTCGAGGCCGCCGAGGAGATCGGCGGCGGCACCCGCAGCTACGAGGCCGTCCTGCCCGGTCTGCTGCACGACCACTGCTCCGCCATCCACCCCATGGCTGTCACCTCGCCCGCCCTCCGGTCGCTCGATCTGGAGCGGCACGGGCTGCGCTGGCGACAGCCGGAGATCGACTGCGTCCATCCCCTGGACGACGGCACGGCCGGTGTCCTGCTGCGGTCGGTGGCGGAGACCGCGGCGGGGCTCGCCGCCGACGGCGGCCGCTACCGGGCCCTGCTGGAGCCTTCCGTACGACGGTGGGACGCGCTCGCCGAGGACGTCATGGGCCCGCTGCTCCGGCTCCCGGCGCATCCCCTGCTGCTCGCCCGCTTCGGTCTGCCGACCGTCCTGCCGGCGACGGCCCTCGCGCGGTTCTTCCGCACCCCGCAGGCGCGGGCGCTGTGGGCGGGAGTGGCGGCGCACTCCTTCCGCCCGCTCTCGGACCCGTTCGGCTCGGCCATCGGACTCGGCATCCTCGTCGCCGGCCATACCGCGGGCTGGGCCGTCGCCGAGGGCGGTTCGCGGTCCATCAGCCGCGGCATGGCCTCCGTACTCCGCGAGCACGGTGCCACGATCCACACCGGCGTACGGATCACCGACCGCCGGCAGCTCCCGCCCGCCGACGTGACTCTCCTCGACCTCGATCCCGGCCAGGTCGCCGACGTCTACGGCGACCTGCTGCCGCCTCGCGTGTCAGCCGCCTACCGACGCTTCCGGCGCGGACCCGGCGCGTTCAAGGTCGACCTCGCCGTCGAAGGCGGTGTGCCCTGGACGGACGAGCGGGCGCGCCGCGCCGGGACGGTACACCTCGGCGGTCCGCTCGACGAAGTGGCCTTCACCGAGAAGGAGGTGACGCGGGGTCGGATGCCCGAGCGGCCCTTCGTCCTCGTCGGTCAGCAGTATCTCGCCGACCCGTTCCGGTCCGTCGGCGACGTCCACCCCGTCTACACCTACGCCCATGTCCCGTACGGCTACGAGGGCGACGCGACGGAGGCGGTCCTCCGGCAGCTCGAACGCTTCGCGCCCGGCGTCCGTGAACGCATCGTCGGCCGACACGTCATCCGCCCGGCCGAGTTCGCGGCCACCAACCCCAACTTCACCGGCGGGGACATCCTTACCGGCGCCAAGACCGTCCCCCAACTCCTCCTGGGCGCCCGGCCCGCGCTCGATCCGTACGCCACCGGGCTGCCCGGCGTGTTCCTCTGCTCGGCGGCCACCCCGCCGGGCCCCGGAGCCCACGGCATGTGCGGCGCCGGGGCGGCGGCCTCCGCGCTGCGTCACCTCGGGGCGCGGCCCACGTGGCGGGACGGTCGGCCGCGCCACCACGGCTCGCGTACGTAA